A single genomic interval of Drosophila virilis strain 15010-1051.87 chromosome 2, Dvir_AGI_RSII-ME, whole genome shotgun sequence harbors:
- the LOC6629867 gene encoding organic cation transporter protein, producing the protein MAVDYVLEDLMGKLGEFGKYQFAQFFLQVLSALTAGMHMLSLVTVAAVPEHRCFIAGVDNSSLSQVSETWHSRPIIDAIPLTETGDLESCVMFNASAGDHSRIPCEKYVYDTTYYKSSRTIDWDFVCDRRWMGAIIQTVFMLGTFTGAVTLGGLADKVGRKTVFCWSALLQLFIGVGVAFIPEYFSVMVARFLLGIVGSAGAYICGFVLTMELVGPSKRTVCGITFQAVFAGGIMLVAGWGALIKDRQLLQVVYGLHGCLFLAHWWLLDESPRWLWMQGRAAEAVDIVAKGLRINGSGIPLDKDYFVQKAKQQAAVEEKSSAGLSDLFRTPNLRMKTLNVCLCWFANSIVYYGLSLSAGKLYGNPYLILFLMGLVEFPSYITIVFVLDRLGRRSITSTLMLSGGLCCIVAAFIAQGTTLSTSIVMLGKLLIAGSFAVIYNYSAELFPTVVRNSAMGLGSMCARFSGALTPLITLLGDSFDPKIPAVLFGVVALLSGFWVMFLPETMNKPMPESIEDGENFGKGDTWFSQCAGPKQRQDSTYPDDPEQMVPLKTIETK; encoded by the exons ATGGCTGTGGATTATGTTTTGGAGGACCTTATGGGCAAATTGG GTGAATTTGGTAAATATCAATTTGCCCAATTCTTTCTGCAAGTGCTGTCCGCTCTCACGGCGGGTATGCACATGCTCTCGCTGgtgactgttgctgctgtgcccGAGCATCGCTGCTTTATTGCGGGTGTGGACAACAGCAGTCTTTCCCAGGTCTCAGAGACTTGGCATTCCCGCCCTATTATCGACGCTATTCCATTAACGGAAACCGGCGATCTGGAATCGTGCGTCATGTTCAATGCGAGCGCTGGGGACCACAGCCGGATACCTTGCGAGAAGTATGTGTATGATACGACATACTACAAGTCCTCCCGCACCATCGACTGGGACTTTGTCTGCGATCGTCGCTGGATGGGCGCCATAATTCAGACCGTGTTCATGTTGGGCACATTTACAGGAGCTGTGACATTGGGTGGCCTGGCCGATAAGGTCGGTCGCAAGACCGTATTCTGCTGGtcggcgctgctgcagctgtttattggtgtgggcgtggccttTATACCGGAATACTTCTCGGTCATGGTAGCTCGTTTTCTGCTAGGAATTGTGGGCTCTGCTGGTGCCTATATCTGTGGCTTTGTGCTGACCATGGAGCTTGTGGGTCCCAGCAAGCGCACAGTTTGCGGCATTACGTTTCAA GCTGTATTTGCTGGCGGCATAATGCTTGTGGCCGGCTGGGGTGCGCTGATCAAGGATCGTCAACTGTTGCAGGTGGTGTATGGCCTCCACGGTTGCCTGTTTCTGGCCCACTGGTGGCTGTTGGATGAGTCACCACGCTGGCTTTGGATGCAGGGACGCGCTGCGGAGGCTGTGGATATTGTAGCCAAGGGACTGCGCATCAACGGCTCTGGCATACCTTTAGACAAGGACTACTTTGTGCAGAAGGCCAAGCAACAGGCTGCCGTCGAGGAGAAGTCTAGTGCGGGCCTCAGCGACCTCTTCCGCACGCCCAATTTACGGATGAAGACGCTGAATGTGTGCCTCTGCTGGTTTGCCAACTCGATTGTTTACTATGGCCTGTCACTGAGCGCGGGCAAGCTTTATGGCAATCCCTATCTCATACTGTTTCTTATGGGTCTAGTGGAGTTTCCAAGTTATAtcacaattgtttttgtgttgGATCGCCTGGGACGTCGCTCCATCACCTCCACTCTGATGCTCAGCGGCGGGCTCTGTTGCATTGTGGCCGCCTTTATAGCGCAGGGTACCACGCTCTCCACTAGCATTGTTATGTTGGGCAAATTGCTCATCGCTGGCTCCTTTGCTGTCATCTACAATTACTCGGCGGAGCTCTTTCCTACAGTGGTGCGCAATTCAGCCATGGGCTTGGGCTCTATGTGTGCCCGTTTTTCTGGTGCGCTAACACCCTTGATCACTCTGCTTGGGGATTCGTTCGATCCCAAAATTCCAGCTGTGCTTTTCGGTGTGGTCGCCCTTTTGTCGGGCTTCTGGGTCATGTTCCTGCCAGAGACAATGAACAAGCCCATGCCAGAGTCCATTGAGGATGGCGAGAACTTTGGCAAGGGCGACACCTGGTTCAGTCAATGTGCTGGTCCCAAACAGCGCCAGGACAGTACTTATCCCGACGATCCAGAACAAATGGTGCCGCTCAAAACTATTGAAACCAAATAA
- the mtSSB gene encoding single-stranded DNA-binding protein, mitochondrial: MMQQSKRILKPVLNGLWNLPARGATSTTAAAPAKIEKTVNTVTILGRVGADPQLRGSQEHPVVTFSVATHTNYKYENGDWAQRTDWHRVVVFKPNLRDTVLEYLKKGQRTMVQGKITYGEITDQQGNQKTSTSIIADDVLFFRDSN, translated from the exons ATGATGCAACAAAGTAAACGGATT CTTAAGCCAGTCTTAAATGGACTTTGGAATTTGCCGGCACGAGGTGCAACAAGCACGACCGCGGCGGCACCcgccaaaattgaaaaaa CTGTCAATACCGTGACCATACTGGGACGAGTGGGAGCCGATCCGCAGCTGCGCGGATCGCAGGAGCATCCGGTGGTCACATTCTCCGTGGCAACACACACCAACTACAA ATACGAGAACGGCGACTGGGCGCAACGCACCGACTGGCACCGAGTGGTTGTCTTCAAGCCCAATCTACGCGACACGGTGCTGGAGTACCTGAAGAAGGGTCAACGCACCATGGTCCAGGGAAAGATTACCTATGGCGAGATCACCGATCAGCAGGGCAATCAAAAGACAAGCACCAGCATTATAGCGGATGATGTGCTCTTCTTCCGCGACTCCAACTAA
- the sra gene encoding protein sarah, whose product MSDAAKSNNNAASSANVDEDAGDLTPTTTKPRSNHNNNNSSKLKSTQNSSEGGSIDKLSPDQDIFINAADGLPSQHPTLPPEGDVDTDTEPEVDADSFDDLPTSIIVTNIHSEVFANPDLKHAMEELFRTFSESATFQWLRSFRRLRVNYDNAIAAANARIKLHQYEFNKKTVITCYFAQPVTPVSNKNLQPPAPVKQFLISPPASPPAGWEPREEGEPLVNHDLLAALASLTPGESHELHPQSEDQPAIIVHTAMVPEGGGVGTALQPKAPIVQTKCPERA is encoded by the coding sequence ATGTCCGACGCGGCCAAGTCGAATAACAACGCCGCCAGCTCGGCGAACGTTGATGAGGATGCCGGCGATCTCACACCGACGACAACGAAACCACGcagcaatcacaacaacaacaacagcagcaaattgaaatcaaCCCAAAATAGCAGTGAAGGCGGCAGCATAGACAAACTTTCACCTGATCAGgacatttttataaatgccGCCGACGGGCTGCCCAGCCAACATCCGACGTTGCCGCCAGAAGGCGATGTGGATACCGATACGGAGCCAGAGGTAGATGCTGATTCGTTTGATGATTTGCCAACATCCATCATTGTGACCAACATACATTCGGAGGTGTTTGCCAATCCTGATCTTAAGCATGCCATGGAGGAGCTGTTCCGCACCTTCAGCGAGTCGGCCACCTTCCAATGGCTGCGCAGCTTTCGCCGACTCCGCGTGAACTATGACAATGCCATTGCGGCAGCTAATGCACGCATCAAGCTGCATCAGTACGAGTTTAACAAAAAGACGGTGATCACCTGTTACTTTGCGCAACCGGTGACACCCGTTAGCAACAAGAATCTACAGCCACCGGCGCCGGTGAAACAGTTCCTTATCTCTCCACCCGCCTCGCCGCCAGCTGGTTGGGAACCACGTGAAGAGGGTGAGCCGCTTGTCAATCACGATCTGCTCGCGGCCTTAGCCAGTCTAACACCCGGTGAATCGCACGAGCTACATCCACAGAGCGAGGATCAGCCGGCAATTATTGTGCACACCGCCATGGTGCCCGAGGGAGGGGGCGTAGGCACAGCACTACAACCAAAGGCGCCAATTGTACAAACCAAATGTCCGGAGCGCGCATAA
- the LOC6629866 gene encoding uncharacterized protein, translated as MHEPSISDPMSFLYLDMLSNLLLEDVKEIGKEFDIKINFIRQQERSCLENAKQLISVDQFIKTMRDCLFQMELELQENEADLLNVEKSISRYQASSIYFDKGPDAIRLMPRNYLLFLKLLLSADCSAAQCNNLRAELDQYNNEALKCLDSPKVITKIMDYHLKTLNTLEKKLNHLQSLSDNVAKSYDQMAKKLNISSLSTKCSCKMANIINDIRMN; from the exons atgcatGAACCATCGATATCGGACCCAATGTCCTTTTTATACTTGGACATGTTATCAAATCTGTTACTAGAAGACGTCAAGGAAATCGGAAAAGAGTTCGatataaaaattaactttATACGCCAGCAGGAACGGAGCTGTTTGGAGAATGCAAAACAA CTCATTTCCGTCGATCAGTTTATAAAAACGATGAGGGACTGTCTTTTTCAAATGGAGCTGGAATTGCAGGAGAACGAAGCTGATTTGCTCAATGTGGAAAAATCCATTTCGCGGTACCAGGCATCTTCCATATATTTTGACAAAGGACCAGATGCAATTCGTCTAATGCCTAGAAACTACCTGCTTTTCTTAAAGCTACTTTTATCGGCGGATTGCTCGGCAGCACAATGTAACAATCTAAGGGCAGAGCTCGACCAATATAATAATGAGGCCCTGAAGTGTTTAGACTCTCCTAAAGTG ATCACCAAGATCATGGACTATCATTTAAAGACGCTCAATACACTGGAGAAAAAGCTGAATCATCTGCAATCCTTGAGTGACAATGTGGCCAAAAGCTATGATCAAATGgccaaaaaactaaatataagcAGCCTGAGCACCAAGTGCTCCTGCAAAATGGCAAATATTATCAATGATATACGCATGAACTGA